One region of Termitidicoccus mucosus genomic DNA includes:
- a CDS encoding addiction module antitoxin RelB, translating into MTVEQIVEETAQWPVDAVAELLDRIALAKHGDMSAARMDAWTGTALRRCAELDSGQAELIPGAVASARIRKIVGR; encoded by the coding sequence ATGACAGTTGAACAAATCGTTGAGGAAACCGCGCAATGGCCGGTTGACGCCGTCGCCGAACTTCTCGACCGCATCGCGCTCGCCAAACACGGTGACATGAGCGCCGCTCGCATGGACGCGTGGACCGGGACTGCCTTGCGGCGTTGTGCCGAGCTCGACAGCGGGCAGGCCGAGTTGATCCCCGGCGCGGTCGCCAGCGCCCGCATCCGCAAAATCGTCGGGCGATGA
- a CDS encoding type II toxin-antitoxin system RelE/ParE family toxin, translating into MKPHGFHREALEEYARAAEDYAKISPELGGRFYDEIERLIGDVCRAPVLYRRICGPVRRHFSTVFPFAILYEDRPDHVRIVAVMPMHRDPDYWSRRTA; encoded by the coding sequence ATGAAGCCGCACGGGTTTCATCGCGAGGCGCTTGAGGAATATGCCCGGGCGGCGGAGGACTACGCGAAGATCAGCCCCGAACTCGGCGGACGGTTTTATGACGAGATCGAACGATTGATCGGTGATGTCTGTCGCGCACCGGTGCTTTACCGGCGTATCTGCGGCCCTGTCCGCCGGCACTTTTCGACGGTGTTCCCCTTCGCCATCCTTTACGAGGACCGGCCTGATCACGTCCGCATCGTCGCCGTCATGCCGATGCACCGTGACCCGGATTATTGGAGTCGCCGCACAGCCTGA
- a CDS encoding beta-galactosidase produces MSISIDAKSCIIDGRRSLLLSGAIHYPRSTPAMWPGLMQEARAGGLNCVETYVFWNQHERERGKYDFSGRLDLRHFCECAASEGLKVFLRPGPYICAEQDYGGFPAWLRDAPGVRLRTKNEAYYDEVRKWFDILFAYLLPLFDRAGGPIIAVQVENEYANIGPAYGGEGGAYMTWLRDLIAGYETGAPLTACNPVGSAEMMLAAPKLERAVPTLNAGFAHPFVRTFKRWASGHPCLWTEAWMAWYQVWGLPRPFRPAANMAWCAARFFAEGGKGINYFPWHGGTNFGRTGMYLQAANYDFDAALDEFGCRTRKFELLSSLNHALRAHEDTLVECDLPEARRAGDGLEARVFSHGGKSVVFLCNDNPPPDGARAMEWGGRNYSLPAQSVLMLADGREIWRGADSDAPDPVARVFVPASSFGKSDWLVADEPPPDVTGDWLAIGQPSEQLAFTKNKSDYAWYKCELSVNSVATQKGTLVFEGINDFFQVFVDGARAAVSRTHLPEDRGAWDSADYRQSFEMELAPGHHELTLLVCSLGLIKGDWQAGRSNMAEERKGFWGRVVWLPVATASSGAVVRFGEWSIHAGLAGERAAGEEPPGRLVCWRPLSSDDAGRPLRWFRVEFQAPDGDAPVALDLDGLGKGLAWVNGECVGRYWLIRSVAPGDIHTEHNQVMVFEPPGGPCQRYYHVPRDWLRAGKNTLLLFEETGGNPSGVKLACWRKKTGG; encoded by the coding sequence ATGAGCATCTCCATCGACGCAAAGTCATGCATCATCGACGGGCGCCGGAGCCTGCTGCTGAGCGGGGCCATTCATTATCCGCGGAGCACGCCCGCCATGTGGCCGGGTCTTATGCAAGAGGCGCGCGCGGGCGGGTTGAATTGCGTGGAAACTTATGTTTTCTGGAACCAGCACGAGCGCGAAAGGGGAAAATATGATTTTTCCGGTCGGCTCGACCTCCGCCATTTTTGCGAATGCGCGGCGTCCGAGGGGCTGAAGGTGTTTCTCCGCCCCGGCCCCTATATTTGCGCCGAACAGGATTACGGCGGGTTTCCCGCGTGGCTGCGCGATGCCCCCGGCGTCCGGCTACGGACGAAAAACGAGGCGTATTATGACGAGGTGCGCAAATGGTTCGATATATTGTTCGCCTATCTTTTGCCGCTTTTCGACAGAGCGGGAGGGCCGATCATCGCCGTGCAGGTGGAAAACGAATACGCCAACATCGGCCCGGCCTACGGCGGCGAGGGCGGCGCCTATATGACGTGGCTGCGCGACTTGATCGCCGGCTACGAAACCGGGGCGCCGCTGACGGCGTGCAACCCGGTGGGCAGCGCCGAAATGATGCTGGCCGCGCCGAAACTGGAGCGCGCCGTGCCGACGCTCAACGCCGGTTTCGCGCACCCGTTTGTCCGCACCTTCAAGCGCTGGGCGTCCGGGCATCCCTGTTTGTGGACGGAGGCGTGGATGGCGTGGTATCAGGTCTGGGGCCTGCCGCGCCCGTTCCGCCCGGCGGCCAACATGGCGTGGTGCGCCGCGCGCTTCTTCGCCGAGGGCGGCAAGGGCATCAATTATTTCCCTTGGCACGGCGGCACTAATTTCGGGCGCACCGGCATGTATTTGCAGGCGGCAAACTACGATTTCGACGCGGCACTGGACGAGTTCGGCTGCCGGACGCGCAAATTCGAATTGTTAAGCTCGCTCAACCACGCACTGCGCGCGCACGAGGACACGCTTGTCGAGTGCGACCTGCCGGAGGCGCGCCGCGCCGGCGACGGGCTGGAGGCACGGGTGTTTTCCCACGGCGGAAAATCGGTGGTGTTCCTGTGCAACGACAATCCGCCGCCCGACGGCGCTCGCGCCATGGAGTGGGGCGGGCGGAATTATTCGCTGCCTGCGCAGAGCGTGCTCATGCTTGCGGACGGGCGGGAAATCTGGCGGGGGGCAGACTCGGACGCGCCGGACCCGGTGGCGCGCGTGTTCGTTCCCGCGTCGTCTTTCGGCAAGTCCGACTGGCTGGTCGCGGACGAGCCACCACCGGATGTCACGGGCGACTGGCTCGCCATCGGGCAGCCGAGCGAGCAACTCGCCTTCACCAAAAACAAAAGCGACTACGCGTGGTATAAGTGCGAACTGTCCGTCAACAGCGTCGCCACGCAAAAAGGGACGCTCGTTTTCGAGGGCATCAACGATTTTTTCCAAGTATTCGTGGATGGCGCGCGAGCGGCGGTTTCCCGGACGCACCTGCCGGAGGATCGCGGCGCGTGGGACAGCGCGGATTACCGGCAGTCATTTGAAATGGAACTCGCGCCCGGGCACCACGAACTGACGCTGCTCGTCTGCTCGCTGGGCCTGATCAAGGGCGACTGGCAGGCGGGCCGGAGCAATATGGCGGAAGAGCGCAAGGGTTTTTGGGGCCGCGTCGTGTGGCTGCCCGTCGCGACCGCCTCCAGCGGCGCCGTCGTCCGCTTCGGCGAGTGGTCCATCCACGCCGGTCTCGCCGGCGAGCGCGCGGCGGGGGAGGAGCCGCCGGGCCGCCTCGTGTGCTGGCGCCCGCTGTCGTCGGACGACGCGGGCCGTCCGCTGCGCTGGTTTCGCGTGGAGTTTCAGGCACCGGACGGCGACGCACCGGTGGCGCTCGACCTCGACGGGCTCGGCAAGGGGCTGGCCTGGGTGAACGGCGAGTGCGTCGGCCGCTACTGGCTGATTCGCTCTGTCGCACCGGGTGATATCCACACGGAGCACAACCAGGTCATGGTTTTCGAGCCGCCGGGCGGACCCTGCCAGCGTTATTACCACGTGCCGCGCGATTGGCTGCGCGCCGGGAAAAACACGCTGCTCCTTTTCGAGGAAACCGGTGGAAATCCCTCCGGAGTAAAACTCGCGTGCTGGCGGAAAAAAACGGGTGGATAA
- a CDS encoding sodium:solute symporter family transporter yields the protein MTPLLAAFTPRTLAWLDYVLLAVYFSLNLFIGWLCAKRKQGSAGDYFLGGGRVAWWAGAISVFATTTSSISIMALPAMTYMNDWLSFGSSPSQALGMILTAIVFVGILRRLNITTVFTYLENRFSPGVRLLGAGLAVLLKIGGRMSVVMLLPSLALSTVTGLNVYLSICLMGVVTTLYAMEGGFEAVVWTDVMQVVVTFGGIAVALWYIFHGVPDGLSGILRAGAADDKFRMISWSFNATDPTVWVFGGMMLASAITNISDQPVMQRVFAAKDAVAAKKTLLTSTAIAFPASVVFFFIGSALYVFYKIHPERLAAGLPNDAIFPYFVANELPVGVVGLIVAALFAAAMGALSSALNATAAIIVTDVQGVFRPNATEARRVKLARRTTLVAGIIATGMAAYIARMGVPSLWEQYIKLAALIGGGFPGVFALGLLTRKASAIGVVIGAVGSIVVTWWVQTYTHTSVFLHGFVAVFSCMAIGYAASLLLPARDAGKKSLRGLTVWDL from the coding sequence ATGACTCCCCTCCTGGCCGCCTTCACACCGCGCACCCTCGCGTGGCTGGATTATGTGCTTCTCGCCGTTTATTTCTCGCTGAATCTTTTCATCGGCTGGCTGTGCGCCAAAAGAAAACAAGGATCGGCGGGTGATTATTTTTTGGGCGGAGGGAGGGTGGCATGGTGGGCGGGCGCCATCAGCGTGTTCGCCACCACGACAAGCAGCATCAGCATCATGGCGCTGCCCGCGATGACGTATATGAACGACTGGCTCTCTTTTGGATCGTCCCCGTCGCAGGCGCTGGGCATGATTTTGACCGCAATTGTCTTTGTGGGGATTTTGCGCCGCCTGAACATCACCACGGTGTTCACCTATTTGGAAAACCGCTTCTCGCCCGGCGTGCGCCTGCTGGGCGCCGGCTTGGCCGTGCTGTTGAAAATCGGCGGGCGCATGAGCGTGGTGATGCTGCTGCCGTCGCTGGCCCTGTCCACCGTCACCGGGTTGAATGTATATTTGAGCATCTGCCTCATGGGTGTCGTGACGACCCTCTACGCGATGGAGGGCGGATTCGAGGCGGTGGTTTGGACGGATGTCATGCAGGTCGTGGTGACCTTCGGCGGCATCGCCGTGGCCCTATGGTATATATTCCACGGGGTGCCGGACGGGCTTTCGGGCATTCTTCGTGCCGGGGCCGCGGACGACAAATTCAGGATGATCTCATGGAGTTTTAACGCCACCGATCCGACGGTCTGGGTGTTTGGAGGCATGATGCTGGCGTCGGCCATCACGAATATTTCCGACCAGCCGGTGATGCAGCGCGTGTTCGCGGCCAAGGACGCCGTCGCCGCGAAAAAAACGCTGCTCACCAGCACGGCGATCGCGTTTCCGGCCTCGGTGGTTTTCTTTTTCATCGGCTCGGCGCTCTATGTATTTTATAAAATCCATCCCGAGCGCCTCGCCGCCGGCCTGCCGAACGACGCAATCTTCCCGTATTTCGTGGCGAACGAGCTTCCCGTGGGCGTGGTGGGGCTCATTGTCGCCGCGCTGTTCGCGGCGGCGATGGGGGCGCTCAGCAGCGCGTTGAACGCGACGGCGGCCATCATCGTCACCGATGTGCAAGGCGTGTTTCGCCCAAACGCCACGGAGGCCCGGCGGGTGAAACTCGCGCGGCGGACCACGCTGGTCGCGGGCATCATCGCGACAGGCATGGCCGCCTATATCGCGAGGATGGGCGTGCCGTCGTTGTGGGAGCAGTATATAAAACTGGCCGCGCTGATCGGCGGCGGCTTCCCCGGTGTGTTCGCCTTGGGTTTGCTCACACGCAAGGCGAGCGCCATCGGCGTGGTCATCGGTGCGGTGGGCAGCATCGTGGTGACGTGGTGGGTGCAGACTTACACGCACACGAGTGTATTTTTGCACGGCTTCGTCGCGGTGTTCTCCTGCATGGCCATCGGATATGCCGCCAGCCTGCTCCTCCCGGCAAGGGATGCCGGCAAAAAGAGCCTGCGCGGGCTGACCGTGTGGGACCTGTGA
- a CDS encoding TonB-dependent siderophore receptor, which yields MNPIVTPEACVLSRKRFFCKGVIYILFSISMGSAWSVAQTTKPAQANDDEEIIRLSPFTVSAAEDNSYLPSETTSGTRYASLIMETPIAVNVVTKDFLEDFLLFDLSGQDLLSYNSSFTFAEGTGAINMRGIRGFAVYKNGIREAGVFGPASLERTEIVRGANAGVYGQSEPSGLINRITKKGQPKPFQELRVSFAGHSTYRAQIDLNQPIVKGKVFSRFAASREYSEYGMQNFAEFERNNIYGSITWKITDRTSLTANLDYIYMKTHGQNASLMPFVFTNVEVVDKTGASPVIRKSRQAVGIFGSGQWEKYRHINTNGPWVFGEVEPLQLDVNFTHQWADWLSMQIKGAWMNRPQNVGQTRNNGGSNHNTYNLTTGTVEGLWSPQVNRNREHALTLQSDWLAQFKTGPVEHKALVTLDWKRQPADAQQRWMGAGGGSIAFNDIFTGAQLEIPGFDYDADFYDWTTELAHSKTVTTTKGINFSDRLGLLDKKLFVIVGGRYDRIGVEQTDWLNTLYAGYGPNPQNPSGPPIVINVPAGNKVKRPTSDALTYQTGVLYRATPGVSLFANFSSAFLPQSVNANNVDEYGNVFDPQTGYGSEAGVKFDLLDQKLTFTLGGYSIVRKNIPRVARDENNNNILSPHINHAYSILTDVRSQGFEVDGSWRPTREISSTFSLSWNDIRYIEISNPTEQYLLHVRPDNGPEWTGAVTFSYRFFEGSLKGFDFRAGVRYQGESLVNNSTSSVLGNSDVKGVPLTRTESGQRIEYADTYFFKNDAYFLVQLGAGYSWDTGRGKTRFSHKVSLDVQNLLNEVYLRGARVGDPVQLTLSYRLKH from the coding sequence ATGAATCCGATAGTTACACCTGAAGCATGCGTCCTCTCGCGGAAGCGTTTTTTCTGCAAGGGCGTGATTTATATATTGTTTTCGATATCCATGGGCTCCGCTTGGTCGGTGGCCCAAACGACCAAACCGGCCCAGGCAAATGACGACGAGGAAATCATAAGATTGTCCCCGTTCACGGTGAGCGCCGCCGAGGATAACAGTTACCTGCCCTCCGAGACCACCTCCGGCACGCGTTACGCGTCGCTCATCATGGAAACGCCGATAGCGGTCAATGTGGTCACCAAGGATTTTCTGGAGGATTTTCTCCTCTTCGACCTGTCTGGTCAGGATCTCCTGAGCTACAACAGCAGCTTCACGTTCGCCGAGGGCACGGGCGCCATCAACATGCGCGGCATAAGGGGCTTCGCCGTTTATAAAAACGGCATCCGCGAGGCCGGTGTCTTCGGGCCCGCGTCGCTGGAGCGCACGGAAATCGTGCGCGGTGCCAACGCGGGCGTTTACGGCCAGTCCGAACCCTCGGGCTTGATCAACCGCATCACCAAAAAAGGCCAGCCAAAGCCGTTCCAGGAGTTGCGGGTGAGCTTCGCTGGGCACAGCACATATCGCGCACAGATTGACCTGAACCAGCCCATCGTGAAGGGCAAGGTTTTCAGCCGGTTCGCCGCCTCGCGGGAGTATTCCGAGTATGGCATGCAGAATTTCGCCGAGTTCGAGCGCAACAACATCTATGGCTCGATCACGTGGAAAATCACCGACCGCACCTCCCTGACCGCCAATTTGGACTACATCTACATGAAAACCCACGGCCAGAATGCCAGCCTGATGCCCTTTGTGTTCACCAACGTGGAAGTGGTGGACAAAACGGGCGCCTCGCCCGTCATACGCAAATCCCGCCAGGCTGTGGGCATTTTCGGAAGCGGCCAGTGGGAAAAATACCGCCACATCAACACCAACGGTCCTTGGGTGTTCGGCGAGGTAGAGCCCCTTCAGCTCGACGTCAACTTCACGCACCAGTGGGCGGACTGGCTGTCCATGCAAATAAAAGGTGCGTGGATGAACCGGCCCCAGAACGTCGGGCAGACGCGGAACAACGGCGGCAGCAACCACAACACCTACAATCTGACCACCGGCACCGTCGAGGGACTCTGGTCTCCGCAGGTTAACCGGAACCGCGAGCACGCGCTCACACTCCAGTCCGACTGGCTGGCCCAGTTCAAAACCGGGCCGGTGGAGCACAAGGCGCTGGTTACCCTCGACTGGAAACGGCAGCCCGCCGACGCCCAGCAGCGCTGGATGGGGGCGGGCGGGGGCAGCATCGCGTTTAATGATATTTTCACCGGCGCCCAACTGGAGATTCCGGGCTTTGATTACGACGCAGATTTTTACGACTGGACCACCGAACTCGCCCACAGCAAGACCGTGACCACCACCAAAGGTATCAACTTCAGCGACCGGCTGGGCCTGCTGGACAAAAAGCTGTTTGTCATTGTGGGCGGGCGTTACGACCGGATTGGCGTGGAGCAAACCGACTGGCTCAATACCCTCTATGCAGGTTACGGCCCGAATCCGCAGAATCCAAGCGGCCCCCCTATCGTCATAAACGTCCCTGCCGGAAACAAGGTGAAGCGCCCGACCTCGGACGCCCTGACCTACCAGACGGGCGTCCTGTATCGCGCGACGCCGGGCGTCTCGCTGTTTGCCAATTTCAGCTCGGCCTTCCTTCCGCAGTCCGTCAATGCAAACAATGTGGACGAATACGGCAATGTCTTTGACCCGCAAACGGGCTATGGCTCCGAGGCCGGCGTCAAATTCGACCTGCTCGACCAGAAACTGACCTTCACCCTCGGCGGCTACAGCATCGTGCGCAAGAACATCCCGCGCGTGGCCAGGGATGAAAACAACAATAACATCCTCAGCCCCCACATCAACCACGCCTACAGCATTCTCACCGACGTGCGCTCCCAAGGATTCGAGGTGGACGGCAGCTGGCGCCCCACCCGCGAGATTTCCTCCACCTTTTCCCTGAGTTGGAACGACATCCGGTATATAGAAATTTCCAACCCCACCGAGCAGTATTTGCTGCACGTCCGCCCGGACAACGGTCCCGAGTGGACCGGCGCGGTCACCTTCAGCTACCGCTTCTTCGAGGGCTCGCTCAAGGGTTTCGACTTCCGCGCCGGCGTGCGCTACCAAGGCGAGTCGCTGGTCAACAACAGCACCTCCAGCGTGCTCGGCAACAGCGATGTGAAAGGCGTGCCGCTCACCCGCACGGAAAGCGGCCAGCGCATCGAATACGCCGACACCTATTTCTTCAAGAACGACGCCTATTTCCTCGTCCAGCTCGGCGCCGGCTACAGCTGGGACACGGGGCGCGGCAAGACGCGGTTCAGCCACAAGGTCAGCCTCGACGTGCAGAATCTTCTCAATGAGGTTTACCTGCGCGGCGCCCGTGTGGGCGACCCGGTCCAGCTCACACTCAGCTACCGTCTTAAACATTAA
- a CDS encoding helix-turn-helix domain-containing protein encodes MLRYLSKGQRLYDNEHDYHPPGRLRGNWEFASIVHGRARPVLPGGPLGAFDTDVLWLFPPDSPHGWRTPVGESCSVYMFHFASLHPVLENALPPSKYIRIPLGKAEKRAIVGIYDILLPHYRQPRRISLLRFEAAMLELCYLILERDQVLANAIVFNADDEKVLQAQQWYREHLAEGAGVEDVARAVHISNSHLRRLFKKVHHESPRQMLNRISAEEACRLMSTTTLSFKEIAVRCGFNGFNEFHRFFKRINGHAPSDWRTNHIYAGEGISTSKQGGNAWV; translated from the coding sequence ATGCTTCGTTATTTATCAAAAGGACAACGCCTCTACGACAACGAACACGATTACCATCCGCCCGGACGCCTCCGTGGCAACTGGGAATTTGCCTCCATTGTGCACGGCCGCGCGCGACCCGTTCTGCCCGGCGGGCCGCTGGGTGCTTTCGACACAGATGTCCTGTGGCTTTTCCCCCCGGACTCCCCGCATGGCTGGCGCACCCCGGTCGGGGAATCATGCTCGGTCTATATGTTCCATTTTGCCTCGCTGCATCCGGTTCTCGAAAATGCCCTGCCTCCTTCGAAATATATCCGCATCCCGCTCGGCAAGGCCGAGAAACGCGCCATCGTCGGCATCTACGACATCCTGCTCCCTCACTACCGGCAACCGCGGCGTATCAGCCTGTTGCGATTCGAAGCGGCCATGCTGGAATTATGTTATCTCATCCTTGAACGCGACCAGGTGCTTGCCAACGCCATCGTCTTCAACGCGGACGACGAAAAGGTGTTGCAAGCCCAGCAATGGTATCGCGAGCATCTTGCCGAGGGCGCTGGGGTCGAGGATGTCGCCCGAGCCGTTCATATTTCCAACAGCCACCTCCGCCGCCTTTTTAAGAAAGTCCACCATGAATCGCCAAGACAGATGCTAAACCGCATCAGTGCCGAGGAGGCCTGCCGGCTCATGTCCACCACGACATTGAGCTTCAAGGAGATTGCCGTGCGCTGCGGATTCAACGGCTTCAATGAATTCCACCGTTTTTTCAAGCGCATCAACGGCCACGCCCCCTCCGACTGGCGCACCAATCATATCTACGCAGGCGAGGGGATTTCCACGAGCAAGCAGGGCGGCAACGCCTGGGTCTGA
- a CDS encoding glycoside hydrolase family 88 protein has translation MPNHILCSGASRPVKNLPPVESIARRIMRGASADNHMDIDNWNWGAGVGMYGLARLWLRTGDTAYLSFLNSWIRRHWKDAANMLTVNHTAPLLTFFELHGLPGNEDYLEACRQTADWLISGATRTGSGGYEHTVNADGSHLFPEQIWADTLFMACIFLAKMGRLLDEVSYTNEATRQLLIHHQILKDKNTGLFYHGWDCLARSWMSGALWGRANAWITASTVEILEALPPSFEGRDAIVGSLREQVAALSTYQRANGLFGTLLNDPSAYDETSCAAGIAYGVRRGIKAGLLDESHMPMAEKAGRAVLAKVNSAGEVEGVSGGTPIMPTLADYKTIEIRPALYGQALALLMLCEE, from the coding sequence ATGCCAAATCATATTTTATGCTCAGGGGCCTCGCGTCCCGTCAAAAACCTGCCTCCCGTTGAAAGCATCGCCCGGCGCATCATGAGGGGCGCCTCCGCGGACAATCACATGGACATCGACAACTGGAACTGGGGCGCGGGAGTCGGGATGTATGGGCTGGCGCGCCTTTGGCTGCGCACGGGCGACACGGCCTACCTTTCCTTTCTCAATTCGTGGATAAGACGCCACTGGAAAGATGCCGCGAACATGCTCACGGTCAATCATACCGCGCCGCTCCTCACCTTTTTCGAACTGCACGGACTGCCCGGAAACGAGGACTACCTCGAAGCCTGCCGCCAGACCGCGGACTGGCTGATATCAGGCGCGACGCGCACGGGGAGCGGCGGATATGAGCACACGGTCAACGCCGACGGCAGTCATTTATTTCCCGAGCAGATATGGGCGGACACCCTGTTCATGGCGTGCATTTTCCTGGCCAAAATGGGCCGCCTGCTGGATGAGGTCAGTTATACAAACGAGGCGACCAGGCAGTTGCTCATCCATCATCAAATCCTCAAGGACAAAAACACCGGTTTGTTTTATCATGGCTGGGACTGCCTTGCCCGAAGCTGGATGTCGGGGGCGTTGTGGGGGCGCGCCAACGCGTGGATCACGGCGAGCACCGTGGAGATACTGGAAGCACTCCCTCCCTCCTTCGAAGGACGCGATGCTATTGTCGGGTCGCTTCGTGAGCAAGTCGCCGCGCTTTCCACCTATCAGCGCGCCAACGGCCTTTTTGGCACGCTTCTGAATGATCCCTCCGCCTATGACGAAACCTCATGCGCCGCCGGCATAGCCTATGGAGTCAGGCGCGGCATAAAAGCCGGCTTGCTCGATGAGAGCCATATGCCAATGGCCGAAAAAGCCGGCCGGGCCGTCTTGGCCAAAGTCAATTCCGCAGGCGAAGTCGAAGGTGTGTCAGGAGGCACCCCGATCATGCCGACGCTGGCGGATTATAAAACAATCGAAATCCGGCCCGCCCTCTACGGACAAGCATTGGCGTTGTTGATGCTTTGCGAAGAATGA